One Longimicrobium sp. genomic window, ATCTCGGCGTCCTGGTCCACGATCAGGGGAAAGTCCAGTGCGTACTTGCTGACGAAGTCGCGATGGCTGGAAAGGCTGCCGGGGTTCACCCCGAACCGGACGATGCCGGCTGCGGCGTACCGCGAGCCCTCGTCGCGCGCGGTGCACATCTGCCGGGTGCACCCGGGCGTATCGTCCTCCGGGTAGAACATCAGCAGCACCGCCTGCTTCCCGCGGAAGTCCGGCAGCGCGACGCGCCCGCCCTCCGTCGTTTCCGCCGTGAACACCGGCGC contains:
- a CDS encoding peroxiredoxin, which gives rise to MAEGLLPVGSEAPVFTAETTEGGRVALPDFRGKQAVLLMFYPEDDTPGCTRQMCTARDEGSRYAAAGIVRFGVNPGSLSSHRDFVSKYALDFPLIVDQDAEIASAYGVLRAGDEVGRATYLIDRDGRIAYAAAGAHGADEVLEALRG